One Sinorhizobium mexicanum genomic region harbors:
- a CDS encoding CocE/NonD family hydrolase, which translates to MADRNFTVVENEWITLKDGTRLAARIWMPEGTEQNPVPAVLEYLPYRKRDGTSARDESTYPVFAAAGIAGVRVDIRGSGESEGVIDGEYTPRELSDGCEIIEWIASQPWSNGKIGMMGISWGGFNCLQVAALKPPALKAVISIASTVDRYNDDIHYKNGCHLSAQLSWAATMLAYQSRSPDPELVGERWKEMWLERLENEPFFLEEWLEHQRRDDFWRHGSICEDFERFPIPALVISGWADGYRNTPIKAVEGLGDKAKALIGPWVHKYPHFAWPKPRADFHSEAIRWWNRWLRDEKNDAEQLPQMRAYILDGPKPALRRNEDPGRWIAKDVWTAPEMREFAIAGDGSLTAGASAAKGVGDVYLHSPLDTGTAAGEYFTLKPDAEMAGDQRIDDAGSLTFETQPLLEAQDYLGQPVLSLDVSCSAETANLVARIVDIHPDGTATRVAFGVLNLAHRNGNATPQPMEKNRRTRVTLVLDACGYRFRAGHRIRLSLSTSYWPMILPPPTDPGLTIDTARLSLSLPLLGDHREIVVPQPANPDPLPRYIEHSPGETRRTVERDMTKGVTRYRIYEDTGLHEHPDTGNATQDIRDEVWSIAPDDPHSMTGLSTWTCVAQRGDQVVKTVSTSRLACTASEWITSARLEAFEGEQKIFEKSFEKRIQRDFM; encoded by the coding sequence ATGGCCGATCGCAACTTCACCGTCGTCGAGAACGAATGGATTACGCTCAAGGACGGGACGCGCCTTGCCGCGCGCATCTGGATGCCGGAGGGCACGGAGCAGAATCCGGTGCCGGCCGTTCTCGAATATCTGCCCTATCGCAAGCGCGACGGCACCTCAGCCCGCGATGAATCGACCTATCCGGTCTTCGCCGCCGCCGGCATTGCCGGCGTGCGCGTCGACATTCGCGGCTCCGGCGAATCCGAAGGCGTGATCGACGGGGAATATACGCCGCGCGAACTTTCCGACGGCTGCGAGATCATCGAATGGATCGCGTCGCAGCCGTGGTCAAACGGCAAGATCGGGATGATGGGCATTTCCTGGGGCGGCTTCAACTGTCTGCAGGTCGCGGCCCTCAAGCCGCCGGCGCTCAAAGCGGTCATATCGATCGCCTCGACCGTCGACCGCTACAACGACGACATCCACTACAAGAACGGCTGCCATCTCTCGGCGCAGCTCTCCTGGGCGGCGACCATGCTCGCCTATCAATCACGCTCGCCGGATCCCGAACTTGTCGGCGAACGCTGGAAGGAAATGTGGCTTGAGCGGCTCGAAAACGAACCTTTCTTCCTGGAGGAATGGCTGGAGCACCAGCGCCGCGACGATTTCTGGCGCCACGGGTCAATTTGCGAGGACTTCGAGCGCTTCCCCATTCCCGCCCTGGTAATCTCCGGTTGGGCGGACGGCTATCGCAACACCCCGATCAAGGCGGTCGAAGGGCTCGGCGACAAGGCGAAGGCCCTCATCGGCCCCTGGGTGCACAAATATCCGCATTTCGCCTGGCCAAAGCCGCGCGCAGATTTTCACAGCGAGGCGATCCGCTGGTGGAATCGCTGGCTGAGAGACGAGAAGAACGACGCGGAACAGCTGCCGCAGATGCGTGCCTATATTCTCGACGGGCCGAAGCCGGCGCTCAGGCGAAATGAAGATCCGGGACGGTGGATCGCCAAGGACGTTTGGACGGCGCCGGAAATGCGCGAGTTTGCCATCGCCGGCGACGGCAGTCTGACCGCTGGGGCCTCGGCGGCGAAGGGCGTCGGCGACGTTTATCTTCATTCGCCGCTCGACACCGGCACGGCCGCCGGCGAATATTTCACGCTGAAGCCGGATGCCGAAATGGCAGGCGACCAGCGCATCGACGACGCCGGATCCCTGACCTTCGAAACGCAGCCGCTGCTTGAAGCGCAGGATTATCTCGGACAGCCGGTCCTTAGTCTCGATGTATCCTGCAGCGCCGAAACCGCGAACCTCGTTGCCCGCATCGTCGACATTCATCCCGATGGCACCGCGACACGCGTCGCTTTCGGCGTGCTCAATCTCGCCCACCGGAACGGCAATGCGACGCCGCAGCCGATGGAGAAAAACCGCAGAACGCGCGTCACGCTGGTGCTCGACGCATGCGGCTACCGCTTCCGCGCCGGCCATCGCATCCGCCTGTCGCTGTCGACATCCTACTGGCCGATGATCCTGCCGCCGCCGACCGATCCGGGTCTCACGATCGACACCGCCAGACTTTCACTGTCGCTACCGCTCCTCGGGGATCATCGCGAGATCGTCGTTCCCCAACCGGCAAATCCCGATCCCTTGCCGCGTTATATAGAGCACTCGCCAGGAGAGACGCGCCGCACGGTCGAGCGCGACATGACGAAAGGCGTGACGCGTTACCGGATCTACGAGGACACGGGTCTTCATGAACACCCTGACACCGGCAACGCGACGCAAGACATCCGCGACGAGGTCTGGTCGATCGCTCCCGACGATCCGCATTCGATGACCGGGCTCTCCACATGGACCTGTGTCGCGCAACGCGGCGATCAGGTCGTGAAGACGGTCTCGACGTCCCGCTTGGCCTGCACGGCGTCCGAGTGGATCACCTCGGCAAGGCTTGAGGCTTTCGAGGGCGAACAGAAGATTTTCGAAAAGAGCTTCGAAAAGCGTATTCAGCGAGATTTCATGTGA
- a CDS encoding ACT domain-containing protein, translated as MSGETDLARLLAEMKPILQEGEYVYCTVQGYVAPWLALEPLGTFREAEGLTLILERSRADAAGLSYGPVLRLITLSVHSALEAVGLTAAVSAAVTRDGISANVVAAYYHDHIFVPAADGERAVEALRGLTGTMSRPGLCPSP; from the coding sequence ATGAGTGGAGAGACCGACCTTGCCCGACTGTTGGCGGAGATGAAGCCGATCCTGCAGGAAGGCGAATATGTCTATTGCACCGTTCAAGGATATGTAGCGCCCTGGCTCGCGCTGGAGCCGCTCGGCACTTTCCGCGAGGCGGAAGGCCTGACGCTCATTCTCGAACGATCGCGGGCGGATGCGGCCGGGCTTTCCTATGGTCCGGTTCTGCGCCTCATCACGCTCAGCGTGCATTCCGCCCTCGAGGCCGTGGGGCTGACTGCAGCGGTATCGGCCGCGGTAACCCGCGATGGCATCAGCGCCAATGTGGTCGCGGCGTACTACCACGACCACATCTTCGTACCGGCGGCGGATGGCGAGCGGGCTGTGGAGGCATTGCGGGGTTTGACTGGCACGATGAGTCGCCCTGGACTTTGCCCCTCACCCTAA
- a CDS encoding alpha/beta hydrolase, protein MDSKTSRPMPTEPGILAFHERCEAFCPADAVDASIELQRRWYDALCAEFDAPSPVGLTRRDERVGGRIPVRHYQPGDVATDTRIFYIHGGGFVVGSLESHDAICAELADGTSAELVSVDYRLAPEHVWPAAFEDCYEVLQNLIAGGRPVVVVGDSAGGNLTAGIVLKAKAEGLSGIIGQVLIYPALGGDLVSGSYIEMADAPGLTTADVGYYRDILKAPADNAFAHPLKASDLSGLPPAYITAANFDPLRDDARNYAARLAQAGVNVTYREEPQMIHAWLRARHMSPGAEEGFRHLVHGVARLLGTT, encoded by the coding sequence ATGGATTCAAAGACATCGCGACCGATGCCGACCGAGCCGGGTATACTCGCCTTTCACGAACGCTGCGAGGCGTTCTGTCCCGCGGATGCCGTCGACGCCTCCATTGAGCTACAGCGCCGCTGGTACGACGCGCTTTGCGCCGAGTTCGACGCGCCGTCTCCGGTGGGGCTGACGCGGCGGGATGAGCGCGTGGGCGGGCGCATTCCGGTGCGGCACTATCAACCAGGTGACGTCGCGACCGATACGCGCATCTTCTACATCCACGGCGGCGGCTTCGTCGTCGGTTCGCTGGAGAGCCATGACGCGATCTGCGCGGAGCTCGCCGACGGCACCAGCGCCGAGCTGGTCTCGGTCGACTACCGCCTGGCGCCGGAGCATGTCTGGCCGGCAGCTTTCGAGGACTGCTACGAGGTGTTGCAGAACCTGATCGCGGGAGGCCGCCCGGTGGTCGTGGTCGGCGACAGTGCGGGTGGCAATCTCACGGCCGGCATCGTGCTCAAGGCGAAGGCCGAGGGGCTCTCCGGCATCATCGGTCAGGTGCTGATCTATCCGGCTCTCGGCGGCGATCTCGTCAGCGGTTCGTATATCGAGATGGCCGATGCGCCGGGGCTCACAACAGCGGACGTCGGTTATTACCGCGACATCCTGAAGGCGCCGGCGGACAATGCTTTCGCCCATCCGCTGAAGGCCAGCGATCTTTCCGGCTTGCCGCCGGCCTATATTACCGCGGCGAATTTCGATCCACTACGGGACGACGCGCGGAATTATGCGGCGCGGCTTGCGCAGGCAGGCGTGAATGTCACCTACCGTGAAGAGCCGCAGATGATCCATGCTTGGCTCCGTGCTCGGCACATGAGTCCGGGTGCAGAAGAGGGCTTTCGCCATCTCGTCCACGGCGTGGCGCGACTGCTCGGGACGACGTGA
- a CDS encoding LysR family transcriptional regulator, with translation MAFTLRQLQYFIAVAEQGSVTRAAQNLSISQSSITEAIKELETDLGVELFDRHPRGLSITHNGHQFLRHATKILADVSDARRSFSDSREELGGKLNLGVTSLVAGYVLSDLLARYRRACPGVEVSAIEDNGSYLEHLLIGGELDVAVMVISNLRDRMALQAEILETSPYRVWLPIGHPLVSADIISVDDIAKEPLIMLTVDEIEENTGKLLTALGARPHVAFRTRSVEAVRSLVATGAGIALLPDLVYRPWSLEGDRIESRDVSGALPVVQVGMVWRKGSSLPQSARDFVGIAEALRSARPR, from the coding sequence ATGGCATTCACACTCCGGCAGTTGCAGTATTTCATCGCCGTCGCCGAGCAGGGCTCGGTCACCCGCGCCGCGCAGAACCTTTCGATTTCACAGTCGTCGATCACCGAAGCGATCAAGGAACTTGAAACCGACCTCGGCGTCGAGCTCTTCGACCGCCACCCCCGCGGCCTGTCGATCACCCACAACGGCCACCAGTTCCTGCGCCACGCGACGAAGATCCTGGCCGATGTCTCCGACGCGCGGCGGAGCTTTTCCGACAGCCGCGAGGAACTTGGAGGCAAGCTCAATCTCGGCGTCACCTCGCTCGTCGCGGGCTACGTCCTCTCCGACCTGCTTGCCCGCTACCGCCGCGCCTGTCCCGGCGTCGAAGTGAGCGCGATCGAGGACAACGGCTCCTATCTCGAGCATCTCCTGATCGGCGGCGAGCTCGACGTCGCGGTCATGGTGATCTCGAACCTGCGCGACCGCATGGCGTTGCAAGCGGAAATCCTCGAAACCTCCCCCTACCGTGTCTGGCTTCCGATCGGCCATCCGCTCGTCAGCGCCGATATCATCTCGGTCGACGACATTGCCAAGGAGCCGCTGATCATGCTGACCGTGGACGAAATCGAGGAGAACACCGGCAAGCTCCTGACGGCGCTTGGCGCCCGCCCGCACGTCGCCTTCCGCACCCGCTCGGTCGAGGCGGTCAGAAGCTTGGTCGCGACCGGCGCCGGCATCGCCCTCTTGCCCGATCTCGTCTACCGCCCCTGGTCGCTCGAAGGCGACCGGATCGAAAGCCGCGACGTGTCCGGCGCTCTCCCGGTGGTGCAGGTCGGCATGGTCTGGCGTAAAGGCTCGAGCCTGCCGCAATCGGCGCGCGATTTTGTCGGCATCGCCGAAGCCCTTCGCAGCGCTCGCCCCCGGTGA